A genomic window from Methylorubrum extorquens includes:
- the rpmE gene encoding 50S ribosomal protein L31 yields MAKNEAGKAKGTEHPDYHFIKVVMTDGSDYKTRSTYGKEGDVLNLDIDPSTHPAWTGGEQKMLDRGGRVSRFNSRFGGLGFGKK; encoded by the coding sequence ATGGCAAAGAACGAGGCCGGCAAGGCCAAGGGGACTGAGCACCCCGACTACCACTTCATCAAGGTCGTGATGACCGATGGCTCCGACTACAAGACCCGCTCGACCTACGGCAAGGAAGGCGACGTCCTCAACCTGGACATCGACCCGTCCACGCACCCGGCCTGGACCGGCGGCGAGCAGAAGATGCTCGATCGCGGCGGGCGCGTCTCGCGCTTCAACTCGCGCTTCGGCGGCCTCGGCTTCGGCAAGAAGTGA
- the rcdA gene encoding protease adaptor protein RcdA translates to MTEFDVTFRDDREWVSFGESYVTSEGFKTLFREGMLLVEETAAYLDGEGRSESRLISRDATLAYASESMRLTTRLMQIASWLLVQRAVSEGEISLVQAQEEKTRVKLAEPERALPDSGDAFTALPLRLQDLVRRSRRLHTRILHLDALISEDRPAPVPRESPVTAQFGRLRAAFGGE, encoded by the coding sequence ATGACCGAGTTCGACGTCACGTTCCGGGACGATCGCGAGTGGGTGAGCTTCGGCGAGTCCTACGTGACCTCGGAAGGCTTCAAGACCCTGTTCCGCGAGGGCATGCTGCTGGTCGAGGAGACGGCGGCCTATCTCGATGGGGAGGGGCGCTCCGAATCGCGTCTGATCTCCCGCGATGCCACGCTCGCCTATGCCAGCGAGAGCATGCGCCTCACGACCCGGCTGATGCAGATCGCCTCGTGGTTGCTGGTGCAGCGCGCAGTGTCCGAGGGTGAGATCTCGTTGGTTCAGGCGCAGGAGGAAAAGACCCGCGTCAAGCTCGCCGAACCGGAGCGCGCCCTGCCCGACTCCGGCGATGCCTTCACCGCCCTGCCGCTGCGGCTTCAGGATCTCGTGCGCCGCTCGCGCCGGCTGCACACGCGCATCCTCCACCTCGATGCGCTCATCAGCGAGGATCGTCCCGCTCCGGTGCCGCGGGAAAGCCCGGTGACGGCCCAGTTCGGCCGTCTGCGCGCCGCGTTCGGCGGAGAGTGA